Part of the Chloroflexota bacterium genome, ACTGAGTACCGGGTTGTCACCAACGAGGTAGATCGCCCTTGCCGGCCCCAGATAAGCAGCCTCATATATCTGAGACAGCGTCCGCCCCTTACTGGCACTCAATGTGCTGCCCCAGGCCTCCCCAAATTTCTTCCGTGTGTCTGGATCAGCCACAGGTTGGTACCCGGTATAGAAATCGGGTAAGGCACCCATATCACAAGCGCCCTGGAGGTTGTTTTGAACCCTCAGTGGATTCACCCCTGTCGATGGCTTACCTATATTGCCAGTGAGCATGGCCACGTCCGCCACAGCCAGTACATTGTCCATCCCATGAGTGTACTGCATGATCTCTCCATTGTAGATGATCATCGCTGGCTTCTGAGTGGCATACATCCGCGCCGCCGCAGCTACCAGCTCCGCCGATACTCCAGTCACCTTCTCCACAAATCCCGGATGGAAGGACTTCAGTGAATCCAGGAAGGCCTCAAAATTCTCGGAACGTTCCCGCAGGAAGGATATATCCAGCAACCCCTCATCAACAATGAACCACATCATCCCCATGAGTAAGGCTACGTCGGTTCCGGGACGATGCTGAAGCCAAAGGTCTGCGAGACGGCATAGGGTTATTCCTCTTGGATTGGCTACTATGAGCTTCCCGCCCTGACGCAGCGCTCTCCTTATTTCCACGGCTATTACCGGGTGTGTCTCTGTAGTGTCACTGCCAATAGCCAGAATACAGGCAGCTTCTCCAATTTCGCCGATGGAATTAGTCATAGCATCACTGCCGAAGCTCCTGATCAGGCCTTCCATCGTCGGCGTATGACGGAGCCGGGCGCTGTAGTCAATATTGTTGGTACTCATCACCACACGGGCAAATTTCTGGATCACATAGTTGTCCTCATTGGTGCATTTGGCCGAGGCGATCGCCGCAAATTGATTGCCTTTGTACTTGGCAAGTCTATTGGCCACCACCTCAAGCGCCTCTTCCCACGTGACTGCAACGAACTCGCCATTCCTCTTGACCAGAGGCGATGTCAGGCGGCTACCATCATATACAAAGTCCAGGCCAAATTTGCCTTTAACACAGGCCTGCCCTTTATTGACAGCACTATCCCTGTTCGGAACAGAATTGATGATCTTGCCACCTTTGATCTGTATATCAAGCTGACACCCCACCCCACAGTAAGGACAGGTCGTCGTCATCTCACGATCCGGTTGCCCTACCCACTTGTTTCCCCGCTCTAATAATGCACCCGTGGGACAGGCATCTACACAAGCGCCACAGAACTGACAATTGGCATCTTGAAGCAGGAGCTCATCTGGAGGGGTAATTACGTGGCATTCTAGACAGCGCATGGCTTCGTCAATTGCCACATCACGGCCAAATCCATGCTCCGCCTCCTCAAAGCTCTTAGCGCTGGTCTCGGGAGAAAGCCGTGAGAGCGCAGCCAATTTCTCTACAAGGAAGCTTTCCTCAAGCCAGTACATGGCTTCCTCTGGAGGAACCAGCGACTCTGAGATATCCCCCTTCCCGCCAAGATAGCGATCAATCGCCTCGGCCGCCTTTCTGCCGGCTGCTATGGCCTCAATGACCGAGGCTGACCCGCTGGTACAGTCACCCCCGGAGAAGACGCCCTGGCGACTAGTCTTCATATCAGCATCAACTTCCACTGTGTTTCCCCGTCCCAACTTAACCTTGAAATCCCTGGAGACCTCCGGACGCTGCCCAATAGCTGTAATCAAGGTATCCATTTCGGTAGCGTATTCACTCCCCTTAATCGGAACCGGGCTGCTCCTGTCGCTGGCATCTGGTTCCCCCAGCTCCATTCGGAGCAATTCCAGCTGCAGGTTGCCATCCTTCCGGGTCAGTTTGGACGGAGCAGCCAGACAGACGATCTCCACGCCCTCCTCCATTGCAGCATCAATTTCCTCGGAACGGGCTGGCATTTCCACCCGGGTGCGGCGGTAGAAGATCGTCACCTTCTTTGCTCCCAGGCGTAACGAGACACGGGCCGCGTCAATGGCCACATTTCCCCCTCCGACCACTCCTACCCTTTGACCCAGATTGATTCGCTCTCCCAGATTGACACGGCGGAGAAACTCGACTGACTCAATAACTCCAGATAGTGTTTCCCCCTCCATTGCCAAGCGCATCCCTTGATGAGCACCAACAGCAAGAAAGATGGCCTCGTATCCCTGATCGAAGAGCGGATCGATTGCCTCGATTCGGGTATTCAGCTTGATCTCTACACCAGCACTACTGATATCTTCGATCTCACTCCCCAATACCTTCCGGGGCAGGCGATACTCTGGAATACCCACCCTCATCATCCCGCCGGGTTCAGGAAGGGCATCGAAGACCGTAACGCTATGCCCCAGCTTGGCCAGATAATAGGCAGCAGTGAGGCCTGCCGGTCCGGCTCCTACAACCGCCACCTTCTTCTCAGTAGGCGGCAGCTTCTTAGATCGTTTCTTCCAGGAATCGTCATTGTCAAAGGCAAAGCGCTTCAGCATTCTGATACATATAGGCTTGTCAACCTCCTGACCACGCTGGCAGGCCGTCTCACAGGGATGAATACAGACACGCCCCAGCGAGCCAGGGAAGGGAACCTTCTCTCGAATCACCGCCAGAGCAGCGCCAAGCCTCCCTCTGGCAATAAGCCGCACATAGCGAGGGATGTCTATCCCGGAAGGGCAGGCCCTATAGCAAGGATAGGCAAACCCTATCGCCTTGGCCCCTCTTATTTCCTCACAGACACGGACACAGCGTTCACAGAGGATACACAGGTTATGGTCCCGAATAAAGAAAGGACTATCGGTCCGCAGGGGCAATTTCTTTGGAATATAAGGCGGGAGTCCTTCTATACCGATGTGATCTACAGCCCTCTGCAATTCGCAGTTGCCATTCTTGGGGCACGTGACACATCGTTCCTCAACTGCAGCCTGCCGGAGACAGATATCAAAGGGACCGCAGCGCTTGCGGCGGTCACAGGTAAAGCATGTGTTGGGGTGTCGGCGCAGAATAGCCGCCAGGTTCCTTCGGCGCAAATACATTAGCTTTGGCGTGTCGGTCTGAACCACCATGCCTTCAGAAACAGGAGTAAGACAAGAAAGAATAATCTCCCCGCCTGCTTCTGCCACGCAAATTTGGCAGGCTCTGTCAGGCACCTCCGCCGCCAACGGCTTCAGCCCGGGACAAGCGCAGAGCGCTGGAATGTAGATTCCAGCATCTATAGCGGCTTCAAGAATAGTCGCGCCCCTTTTTGCCCTGACACTTTGCCCGTTTATGTTTAAGGCAATACCGGCCAGGTTATTGTCCACCTTCATGCCACCAACCTCAATCATTCTCCATTCTCTAAGCGCAAGTTGAAGGAGCAAGCTCCCCCGATTGCCGTATTCTATCACCCACGCGAACTGGCCTTCAAATCACTCGATTGCCAGTTACCTATTTCACAGCCCTGGTTAGCGTTTGACAGTGTTAGTCAGGCAAGTTTACAATGGGAACAGGGTCGAAGTATCTGATAGGTATATTTCTATCAGAGGTTAAAGAATATCAGGCCAGACTTGGTAATGACTTGGCATGAGCAAGTCTTGGGAGGTGGGTTATGAGGAATTTAGGTGCATTGGAGATCGGTCTTATCGTAGTTGCCGTCGTACTTATCTTCGGGGTGGGGAAGCTGGGGCAGATCGGTGGCGCATTGGGCAAGAGTATACGCGAGTTCCGCAGGGAAAA contains:
- the fdhF gene encoding formate dehydrogenase subunit alpha → MRCLECHVITPPDELLLQDANCQFCGACVDACPTGALLERGNKWVGQPDREMTTTCPYCGVGCQLDIQIKGGKIINSVPNRDSAVNKGQACVKGKFGLDFVYDGSRLTSPLVKRNGEFVAVTWEEALEVVANRLAKYKGNQFAAIASAKCTNEDNYVIQKFARVVMSTNNIDYSARLRHTPTMEGLIRSFGSDAMTNSIGEIGEAACILAIGSDTTETHPVIAVEIRRALRQGGKLIVANPRGITLCRLADLWLQHRPGTDVALLMGMMWFIVDEGLLDISFLRERSENFEAFLDSLKSFHPGFVEKVTGVSAELVAAAARMYATQKPAMIIYNGEIMQYTHGMDNVLAVADVAMLTGNIGKPSTGVNPLRVQNNLQGACDMGALPDFYTGYQPVADPDTRKKFGEAWGSTLSASKGRTLSQIYEAAYLGPARAIYLVGDNPVLSEPNARRIQTSLEKLEFLVVQDIFLTETARLAHVVLPATSFAEKEGTFTNTERRVQMVRQAIEPLGDSKPDWWITAQIAKKMGCKGFDYERPSQIMEEISRLTPSYGGITYQRIEKGGIQWPCPVVGHPGTPILHKDTFARGRGRFAPLEYKPSAQAPDEEYPLILTTERRPYHASTMTGKSKSLSRLRSEELVEINPADAQKLGIADGEMVKVISRRGGVTAKAKVTSASLMGVVNMAFHSADSPMNVLTNPALDLMARIPELKVCAVRVEPQKA